The sequence CATCAAGCACTTGATTGGAGCAAGGGGTTATTAActaaaaattttggaaaataagaaagagatgagAAAAGGTTATTTATTAGCCAAAATTTTTGCAAAAgatagaaaacataaaaagggCTATTAGCTAGGCTACCTGGGACAAAAGTGTTTTGCGGGCTCCCATTGATGAAAGGAACgttttcaagaacacaagCTATGGCATACAAGGTGGAAGGAGAAATCTCAGCTTCATTCTTCTCCACTGAACCCAAAAGGTTCTCCACGGTGTCGTTTAACCCCACAACCACATTACTGTACCTCTCAGTGTTGGCAGTCCACAGCACAACCACCTTGTCCACTTTGTTCTGCTCCTTAAACTCTCTGTTTAATTAGCACATACATAAAGCACTAATTAGCACCAAACTTTCTTTCCTTAGAAGGACAAACACTTGACAGTTAACACTGTTGATTtgtgttaattaattatattttagtaTTAACTAGTACCTAATGTCTTCGATGATTTGTTGGACTTGTTCCTTCTTGGTCCCCTTGATCACGTTGTTGGCACGTGCACCTTGGTTAGCAGCAATGAAATCAGGGTCATAGATTCCAGGGAGTGGGAGCATGGACTCCATGTATGGCCTCAGTTGCTTTTGCAGATCAATGTCCAGGACCCTGGCCCTAGCCATAGCATCTGCTAGGTTCATATCACTTATATCCCAACCCCCAAACACAATGTCATCTGGGTTAAcctgaaaaccaaaattttaggTCTTAATTAATGTTAATGTATAATtttacataattaattaaaccagaAGCAACTGAAACACCAATTAAGAAATCAAAAGTATAAAATTACCATAGGAAGCAGGCTCTTAAATGGGGCATAGATTTCTTCTCCATTGAAAGACCCAACACGGATTGATGAGGCTTGGGTCAGTGAGCCAAAGTAATTGGCTTGTTGCACCTTGTCCTTGGTTGCCCAGGAGATTCCTCTGAGAATTTACAATACCCATATCttacaaataataaaaaattcatgtaCAGACAAAGTGGaacatttaataaaaattcatatatCAACATTTTAAAGCCCAAACACAATCTGAACAACCATCACAATGATTAGAGCTTAAATTTGATtcccaaataaaaattgttactAAAATGCAGGTGcaaatgaagaaattgaagcaCTCACTCTCTGTTTGCTATGACACCAGCAGTGAGAGTTGAGCCATTGTTTCCACCCCAGCCCACAAGCATTACCCTGTATcccaaaaatcaacaaacacatcaaatcaataaaaatcaaaactttaaGGCTTACCCagaaaaattatgaaagaCAAAATCATAACCCAACAATCagatttcatttttaattttgaaatggCAAAACAAAACGGTCTGGGTTAGTGATGCAAACCCTAGTTTGGGGACATGGATATCAGTCTTGAATTCATATTTGACAGTCTTGGGCTTGACAATCCATTGGTATGTGCCCTTCCTTTCCTCATGGACAAGCTCAGTGGTCTCGTAGCTGTACACGGAATGAATCTCATTCTCCGTGTACTTTACATTAGGGGACTCTACCTTAAAGCTCTCGATGAACATTTTCTCAATCTCTGTTTTTGTTCTTCCTCCCCGAGAAAATTAGATTTTCTATGGAACCAAACAAAGACTGGAGAGAAGATAAAGATGTAGCACTACTTATCAGTTCTCAATCCTAGGCTTGTACTGCTCCTTCAACTTGCTCCAATGCGCTGTATTTATAGAGGAGATGTGACACTGCAGCTACACGTGGCTCAACTGAGTGGCTTCTAGTGCCTCAGTATTATTGGCTCTTGGTTTGGAGAAGCTTGGCCATGCAAATAtagcaaaacccaaaaattatgaataaagataaaagagaggagagaaaaggTTGCTTCCATTTAGACCTCTAATTTTCCCCATATAGGCATATAGTACATTATTTTTGTAagttcaaaatataaaattttccaatttgGCATAATCGAAGAGGCAAAACTGATACGAAAActcttaaaaaagaaaatttcattttcttccctTCCCTAATGCCTCTTTTTGCAAGAATATGTATTATTGACGCTTCTTCGTTACACGAAAGTGTTCAGTGGCAGAATCAAGATCTTATCATGTTTGGGGGCAAATGTAGAATCCAAGGCCCTAAACCCCAAGGTATTTACCAAAGAAATATACTTTCCTACTTACAAGGTAAGTAAGAGCTTCTATATTCCTATCAATAGCAGTGTGTCATGTATacataagtttttcttttgtattttttatgaattatttttgcatattgtttgtgcaaataatctccgggagaatattcgcttctagatccttcaaccttcgatcttccttctctctcttccttgattcctgtaaaaaaatatttgagtAAATAGatcacacccggggggtgttggccaaaggccctccgatgcctaagttagttcgagtgtttgtaggaaaacaatagctaagcaaagggtacagagttgtatgtatggtgtaaaccaggtggccggagccgtgtggagaaaatatggagagtggagagggagaaagaGCTTTGGatatttttctcgggtattaggagtaggttttctgaagtaccttgaatgatgaatgaggttgtctatttataggagcctcggggctagggtttcgtaggcATCGAGTCGGACTTGATAATATCatcggggctagggtttcgtaggcATCGAGTCGGACTTGATAATATccgaattaatgatattatctcgtaagaagataatatttgaattaaataatattatcttctctttattatgataatatctgaattaatgatattatctctttaaataaagataatatcatattaattaagatatttatcccaattaattaattagccagataaactgatttaattaattaatttaagagataatcttcttttccacgtggcgtgccctgattggagacgaaaatatatgctcccacaaatgcccctcAGCTTCTGCATAACGCTTgtgtggcatgtaggagatgaaattattattttttgggctaTCCAACTGTTTATGGGCTTTATTATGTGATTTGGACTCCTTCACAGCTCAGATTCTCAATTGGTGTAGGCTTCTGACGTAGTTGGAGTTGGATTCGCAGTAGGAATGAGCTTGCGATTCCTTCTTGACCCGGGTTGTccaacttgtataaatacagggcttctcttcactctttctCACATCGCAAACTTAATTTTTCTACTTTCTAGCTTGAGAaagatcttggagaatttTGCACTGCTTGTCGAAAAGAAGAGTTGCCGTGCATCCCAAAGTAAGTCGAGCACGtaaatattttcttcatcttctctttttcgCGGCGAGGCCCAACTGGGCAAGACTAGGCTGGTTGACGTTGTGACTGGCGGCTGAAGACGGTTGGAGGGGAGGTGGCCGCTGGTTGCTGCTGAGCGAGTATTGGGAAAAAGTTGGTGGTCTGCCCCCTGCCCAAGGTGTTGAGAGATGAAAGCAAAATGGTCCAGTCTCTGATGATCTGCCGGCTAGGTAGGAGGAGTGTTCTGCCGGACCCCCTAAAGAAGGAAGGTTGATGTCAAGTAGGAGCTGTTCCCCCGTCGTCAGCTAGGGTTAAACATCTCGTTGGTGCAGATATTGGCGATATGTGCAATATTCGGGATGTTCCACTCAAGCCTCCTACAGACAAGCTTGGAGACCGTGATCTGCTCTGTAAAGTAGTCCGTGCGCGATCTAGTTCACCTACTATGAGGCAATGAGATGCAGATATTGAAGTTCGGTCGTCTGCACCAGTCAAAGGATGGAGGTAGAATTGGGAGGTCTTCTCATTTACCCAATCATCATGATCCAGCAGTTAAGTCATGAGATGTCAAGCGTGAAGTAGATTCAGCGTCGTTGACTCATTTGGAGGTGAGGATGGCAGCGACCAAGAAGACGAGAGAGTCATATGCTTGAGCCGAGGGCTCTTCTGCAACGTCAGTGGCTAATCCCAAGGTGAACAAGTCCACCCGTGCAGGGGATGCAGGCATGCCTGATCTGCTCAAGACGAACTTTCTGTCAAGTCCATCCACTTGTGCTGAGCTGATTGATCAAATCCATCAGGCTGGCGATCTTGGTCTTTTCTCAagtctttccttggaaaaacaaagggaagcaACATTTCACCTGCTTTAAAAAAGAGGTGGTGGAAGATATCGCGAATCAGGCAGGTGGAGCTGCTGAGAGCATGGCTGATCAGGTGAATGCGGAAGAGACTGCAGATTAAGGATCTCCTGTTGGCGTCTCGGAGTAGATGAAgactcatttattttttttcagcttttgtagtcTGCTCTCTGTTTAGAATAATTGGTCTTGtttgaccatcttctttttgttgaacttggccggTTGATCACTTtgctatggaaatttcagttttttattttattttattttatataactTCAATTCACATAGTGTCTTGTGAATTGCTTGAGTGTTTCTGAGTTGTGGCATGTTTAGCTTACGtctggagacgtgtcgatgagagtggcCTGTTTGGCCTATGTCCGGAAACGTGTCAATGAGTGtgacccgtttggcctacgtccggggACGTGTCGATGATAGTATCCCGTTTGGcatacgtccggagacgtgtcgatgatagTGGCCTATTTgacctacgtccggagacgtgtcgatgtgtatgacccgtttggcctacgtctggagacgtgtcgatgatagtggcctgtttggcctacgtcaGGAGACGTGTCAATCagtgtggcccgtttggcctatgTCAGGAGACGTGTCAATCagtgtggcccgtttggcctacatcAGGAGACGTGTCGACGATAGTGGCcttttggcctacgtccggagacgtgtcgatgtgtATGACCCTTTCGGCCTACGTccagagacgtgtcgatgatagTGGCCTGTTTGGCCTACATCCGAAGACATGTCGATGAGGGTGGCCCGTTtagcctacgtccggagaagtgtcgatgagagtggcccgtttggcctacatccAGAGACGTGTCGATAAGTGTGGCCCGCTTGGCCTACGTCAGGAGACGTGTCGATTGCTTTTGTGAACACTCCattggaaagaaaagcttgaaCTTGTATTGATGGCTGTGTGACTACAttgctttattgaacaaaaagaTAAGCTTGCATGAGTAACATCAAAAGTAACTTGTCTTCAATGGAGGTGAGGGAGGCTTGCGTGCCTGCTTAGAGCCCAGCTGATAGGTGAAGAGTTTCATGGATAGCCCTCCTGGAGGTGATGGGCATTCCATTGCCTTGGAACTTCCTTCCATTGAAAGATGATGAAATGTTTGTCTTCCATAACTTGGTAGCTAGTGACGGCTTGGAAGACGAAAGTCGCGTGcttgatctttctcttctgcCCCCTGGTGGTCAACCTGGGCTCTTAGAGTAAGCTAGGATCGTGTTGATCCATATGACTTTTTTTCGTGGAGGCTCATTGTTAGTTGCGTCACAATCCTTGATTTGTTGAATAGCCCCCCTTGAGATGAATTCCGTGCAATGGCCGTCTCTGACTAGATTTTCGAGGTACCTTTTCCAGGTGAAGCAGTCGTTTGTATAATGACCATACCTTTCATGGAATGTGCAGTATCTACTGGTATCCTTCTTGGTTAGGTTTCCCTTTAAAGGTGATGGTTTCTTCAACCAAGGCATGTTATTTACTTCGGCTAGGATCTGGTGTATCGGGATAATGAACTTGGTGTAGCTCTCTGTTGTTGGAGCACCTTCCTGAGGCTGTGATCTGCGCTTGCCGTTCTCTTTGCTTTCCTGCTTAGCTGCTTGATCAGCCTTCTTCGCGGTAATCTGGTCGTCGTCCCATAGTGCGTTGCGCTCTGCTGTAGCAAAGACTTCTATCAATGTTTGGCGGGGAGAGATGGTCAGCTCGCGATACAGCTCACATTCAATTGGCAACCCCCTCTTGAAGGCAGAGGATGCAATTTGGTCATCACATCCTACAATGTTTGCCCTCTCTACTTTGAACCTCTTGATGTAGTCTCGGAGGGATTCATCGAACTTCTTGTGCACGTTGAACAGATGGtcagggttcttcttgatcgtcCGATAAGAAGTGTACTCTTTGGTGAAGACATAAGCAAGCTCCTCGAAGCTGCTGATAGACCCGGATGGCAAGGTGTGGAACCAGTCCTGAGCTGCTCATCGCAAAGTCATTGCAAAGACCTTGCGCATTAGCGCGTCTTCAGTTTTGTGTAGGATCATAAGGCTCTTGAAAAGCTTCAGATGGCTTTCGGGATCGGAATCCCCTTTGAAGCATGTGAACGAGGGCGTTGAGAATCGTTTCGGGGGAGCAGCTTGCTCGATTTCGGTGGTGAAAGGTGAGGAGTTTTCTTGGTCTACCTCCATGCGTAGTGCATCTTCAAAATTTCCTCCAATCTTTAAGTCTCGAAGTCGGTtattcacaagcttctcaacgtcTTCCGCACACATGGCTGGTCGGCCACGTTGANNNNNNNNNNNNNNNNNNNNNNNNNNNNNNNNNNNNNNNNNNNNNNNNNNNNNNNNNNNNNNNNNNNNNNNNNNNNNNNNNNNNNNNNNNNNNNNNNNNNCCCTGACGTTTGCGAAattatcagattgcatccttaagatttttttgtatcactcaTGGTCCCTAACGTTATTATGGGTGCTCTTAAATAGTCCTTCCgttaaaaaaaactgttaaGTCCCTATTTTATGAGGGATATAATCGTCAAATCAATCCCTTTTGACCTCTTCAATGCCTTAAACCCATTTGCCACCAATTTAGAACCATGTCCCTCCATTTTTTGTTGGAATTGGCGGGCAACTAAAGCTGCAATTCATTTTCACATGGAATTGGCGGGCAACTAAAGCATTGAAAATGGAAAGGAACAAATTGGACTATAAACAACACACGTTGAACAAATTGAATAAACTAAAATATCAACCACTATGAATAAATTGAACCAACTGCATACATCAAAAACCACTtccatatataaaaaatcacatTCAATTACATCATCAACCACATTCAGTTCCATTAGATTAACCCCTACATGACTTCTATCAAAAATCACTTCCATACATACAAAAATCCTAGACCACTTCCATCAAAAACCACTTTCAGTTCCATCACTTTAACCCCTAGAAAGCTTccataaaaaaacaatatcatACATCAAAAACCTTAGACCACTTCCAATTACAGTTCCATAAAACAACATCTCAAACTCTCCATGGCCTTCCTTTCTTTGCTGGAGACTTTAATTTCCTTCTTTGGATAGTTTGTGATGTTGAGGCTTGCTGGGATGAAGAATTGTGTGCAGTAGGAGGTTGTGATGCCACTTGAGGTGCTGGAGAGGGTTGTGAAAACCTGACAACTGCTAGAGAAGGTTGTGAAATACTTGTTCCCGTTGGAGCATTAGAGTTTGACCTTGATTGCTGCATTTTCCTCCCTCCTCTTGCCACCTAGACAACAATTAAAGTCAAGCTATAATACAATAATTAGAACCATTTTAATCACAATACAACGATTTTGTAAAACCTTAAGTTTTGGTTTCCTTTGTCTAGGTTTAGGGACCACTTGGGCACTTGGAGGCTGCAAAGCATATGAAGAATTTTAGTAATTAATCAATAAGCAAATGAATAATATAATTCCTTGAAGTAAGAATATAATATACCTGTTGACTTGTTGATTTGCcacatgtttttttattatggcCAGCTTGGCCACATTTGCTGCAACTAAATTTGACATGAACCCACTTAGATAGTTTGTTTCCTTTGGTTGCAGCAAGTGGATCACCTTGCTCCCTagcccttttctttcttggcctCCCAGTTTGCTTCTTAAATAGAGGAGGCAACAATGGGTGAGGACCAGTGCTTAGCCACTGATCCATACTAGGCATTGGAGAAATAATAGGGTTATAGCACTTAAGATAAGCTTCCCTTTTGTAGCACTCATCTACATATGAGTAAGGGTCATGCTTCCTTCTAAGAATGCAACTGATCGCATGTGGACATGGGAGCCCACAAAGATCCCATCTCTTACATGAGCATGTTTTTATTGCAAGATCCACCGCAAATTGCCCCCCATGCATATTTGTGACTTGATACTTCATATCCCCAGACAAAGTAGGAATACAATAACCAGCCTCAAGCTTGTTCTTCTCcataatttgttcaatccttGGACCAACATGCCTTTTCCACTTCCAAGCTGCAACCCTCCTATTTGCCATCCTCACCATGAGATTTGTCCTTATACCCTCAAGCATTGACAGAATTGGCTTGTCCCTTGCCTTTAATATTGAAGAATTGAAAGCCTCACAAAGATTATTCAGCAAAATATCACACTTATACTGAGTTCTAAAGTGTGATCTACTCCAATGAACTGCAGACTTTGGGTGCAACCACTTCCAAGCAACTTCACTCTCTTGCTTCATCCTCTCCATATGGCATTGCCACCAAGGAATTGTTGTTGCCCTAGCTGCATCCCacataatttgttttaatgtcAGGCCACTATGTGAAGTCTTGAAATTGTTGTAAAAATGACGGACACAATGCCTATGTTCTGCATTGGGAAGTAAATCACCAAGGGCAA comes from Prunus dulcis chromosome 6, ALMONDv2, whole genome shotgun sequence and encodes:
- the LOC117629838 gene encoding inositol-3-phosphate synthase; the encoded protein is MFIESFKVESPNVKYTENEIHSVYSYETTELVHEERKGTYQWIVKPKTVKYEFKTDIHVPKLGVMLVGWGGNNGSTLTAGVIANREGISWATKDKVQQANYFGSLTQASSIRVGSFNGEEIYAPFKSLLPMVNPDDIVFGGWDISDMNLADAMARARVLDIDLQKQLRPYMESMLPLPGIYDPDFIAANQGARANNVIKGTKKEQVQQIIEDIREFKEQNKVDKVVVLWTANTERYSNVVVGLNDTVENLLGSVEKNEAEISPSTLYAIACVLENVPFINGSPQNTFVPGLIDLAIRRNCLIGGDDFKSGQTKMKSVLVDFLVGAGIKPTSIVSYNHLGNNDGMNLSAPQTFRSKEISKSNVVDDMVSSNGILYEPGEHPDHVVVIKYVPYVADSKRAMDEYTSEIFMGGKNTIVMHNTCEDSLLAAPIILDLVLLAELSTRIQLKSEAEGKFHSFHPVATILSYLSKAPLVPPGTPVVNALSKQRAMLENILRACVGLAPENNMILEYK